One stretch of Nocardioides perillae DNA includes these proteins:
- the scpA gene encoding methylmalonyl-CoA mutase: protein MSTARVPDSFAGLPLRGDAAPAGPAASAGEPWLSPEGIPVLPVYGPEHVEGLDALDTWPGLSPFLRGPYPTMYTTQPWTVRQYAGFSTAEESNAFYRRNLAAGQKGLSVAFDLATHRGYDSDHPRVRGDVGMAGVAIDSIYDARTLFEGIPLDEMSVSMTMNGAVLPVMALYIAAAEEQGVSPEKLAGTIQNDILKEFMVRNTYIYPPQPSMRIISDIFAFTAEKMPRFNSISISGYHIQEAGATADLELAYTLADGVEYIRAGLEAGLDIDRFAPRLSFFWAIGTNFFMEVAKMRAARALWSRLVRQFDPQNPKSLSLRTHSQTSGWSLTAQDVFNNVQRTCVEAMAATQGHTQSLHTNALDEAIALPTDFSARIARNTQLLLQQESRTTEVIDPWAGSWYVERLTHDLAERAWAHILEAERAGGMAKAIEEGIPKMRIEEAAARTQARIDSGAQKVIGVNTYRLPAEDQLDVLKVDNDDVYRQQLAKLERLRAERDDAEVQRTLEALTASADRGASRGSLDGNLLALAVDAARAKATVGEISEALEKVYGRHQAVIRTISGVYREEAGQAGDSRTQAVLDATARFEEEEGRRPRILVAKMGQDGHDRGQKVVVTAFADLGFDVDVGPLFSTPEEVAQQAVDADVHIVGVSSLAAGHLTLVPALRQALAEQGREDIMVVVGGVIPPDDVPTLLDMGAAAVFPPGTVIADSALDLLEKLSAQLAG from the coding sequence ATGAGCACCGCGCGCGTCCCCGACTCCTTCGCCGGCCTGCCGCTGCGCGGCGACGCGGCCCCCGCCGGGCCGGCAGCGAGCGCCGGCGAGCCCTGGCTCTCGCCCGAGGGCATCCCGGTGCTGCCGGTCTACGGCCCGGAGCACGTCGAGGGCCTGGACGCACTCGACACGTGGCCGGGACTCAGCCCGTTCCTGCGCGGGCCCTACCCGACGATGTACACCACCCAGCCCTGGACGGTGCGGCAGTACGCCGGCTTCTCGACCGCGGAGGAGTCCAACGCGTTCTACCGCCGCAACCTCGCGGCCGGGCAGAAGGGCCTGAGCGTCGCCTTCGACCTCGCGACGCACCGCGGCTACGACTCCGACCACCCGCGGGTGCGCGGCGACGTCGGCATGGCGGGCGTCGCGATCGACTCCATCTACGACGCGCGCACGCTCTTCGAGGGCATCCCGCTCGACGAGATGTCTGTGTCGATGACGATGAACGGCGCGGTGCTGCCGGTCATGGCGCTCTACATCGCCGCGGCGGAGGAGCAGGGGGTGTCGCCGGAGAAGCTGGCCGGGACCATCCAGAACGACATCCTCAAGGAGTTCATGGTCCGCAACACCTACATCTACCCGCCGCAGCCCTCGATGCGGATCATCTCCGACATCTTCGCCTTCACCGCCGAGAAGATGCCGCGCTTCAACTCCATCTCGATCTCGGGCTACCACATCCAGGAGGCCGGGGCGACCGCCGACCTCGAGCTGGCGTACACCCTGGCCGACGGCGTCGAGTACATCCGCGCGGGCCTCGAGGCCGGCCTCGACATCGACCGCTTCGCGCCGCGGCTGTCGTTCTTCTGGGCGATCGGCACCAACTTCTTCATGGAGGTCGCCAAGATGCGGGCGGCCCGGGCGCTGTGGTCGCGGCTGGTGCGCCAGTTCGACCCGCAGAACCCCAAGTCGCTCTCGCTGCGCACGCACTCGCAGACCTCCGGGTGGTCGCTCACCGCCCAGGACGTCTTCAACAACGTCCAGCGCACGTGCGTCGAGGCGATGGCCGCGACCCAGGGCCACACCCAGTCGCTGCACACCAACGCCCTCGACGAGGCCATCGCGCTCCCGACCGACTTCTCCGCGCGCATCGCCCGCAACACCCAGCTGCTGCTGCAGCAGGAGTCGCGCACCACCGAGGTCATCGACCCGTGGGCCGGCTCGTGGTACGTCGAGCGGCTCACCCACGACCTCGCCGAGCGGGCGTGGGCCCACATCCTCGAGGCCGAGCGCGCCGGCGGCATGGCGAAGGCCATCGAGGAGGGCATCCCGAAGATGCGCATCGAGGAGGCGGCCGCCCGCACGCAGGCCCGCATCGACTCCGGCGCGCAGAAGGTCATCGGCGTCAACACCTACCGGCTGCCGGCCGAGGACCAGCTCGACGTGCTCAAGGTGGACAACGACGACGTCTACCGCCAGCAGCTCGCCAAGCTCGAGCGGCTGCGCGCCGAGCGCGACGACGCCGAGGTGCAGCGCACGCTCGAGGCGCTCACCGCCTCCGCCGACCGGGGCGCGTCGCGCGGCTCGCTCGACGGCAACCTGCTGGCGCTGGCCGTCGACGCGGCCCGCGCCAAGGCCACCGTCGGCGAGATCTCCGAGGCCCTGGAGAAGGTCTACGGCCGGCACCAGGCCGTCATCCGTACGATCAGCGGCGTGTACCGCGAGGAGGCCGGGCAGGCCGGCGACAGCCGCACCCAGGCCGTGCTCGACGCCACCGCCCGCTTCGAGGAGGAGGAGGGCCGCCGCCCCCGCATCCTCGTCGCCAAGATGGGCCAGGACGGCCACGACCGCGGCCAGAAGGTCGTCGTCACCGCCTTCGCCGACCTCGGCTTCGACGTCGACGTGGGGCCGCTCTTCTCCACGCCCGAGGAGGTCGCGCAGCAGGCGGTCGACGCCGACGTGCACATCGTCGGCGTCTCCTCGCTCGCCGCGGGCCACCTCACGCTGGTGCCCGCGCTGCGCCAGGCGCTGGCCGAGCAGGGCCGCGAGGACATCATGGTCGTGGTGGGCGGCGTCATCCCGCCCGACGACGTCCCGACGCTCCTCGACATGGGCGCCGCGGCGGTCTTCCCGCCCGGCACCGTGATCGCCGACTCCGCGCTCGACCTGCTCGAGAAGCTGTCGGCGCAGCTCGCCGGGTGA
- the meaB gene encoding methylmalonyl Co-A mutase-associated GTPase MeaB, whose product MSPRREVDVDALVAGVRAGQRAAVSRAITLVESGREDHRAAARAMLGALTSAASTTRSPAVRVGISGVPGVGKSTFIESLGTTLTGAGQRVGVLAVDPSSVRTGGSVLGDKTRMGRLAVDPRAFVRPSPSAGTLGGVARATAQAMLVLEAAGFEVVLVETVGVGQSEVTVAGMVDTFCFLTLARTGDQLQGIKKGILEIADVVAVNKADAEGGGGDRQGEARAAARELAGALRMVRGHDEWAPPVVTCSGLTGTGVDDVWSRVLAHREHLGDDGLARKRAEQQLDFTWALVRDELDQRLRRSAGVRAVREEVRAAVLAGEVAAPEAADRILAAYDGG is encoded by the coding sequence GTGAGCCCGCGCCGCGAGGTCGACGTCGACGCCCTCGTCGCGGGGGTGCGGGCGGGGCAGCGCGCGGCGGTCTCCCGCGCGATCACCCTGGTCGAGTCGGGTCGGGAGGACCACCGCGCCGCGGCGCGCGCGATGCTGGGCGCGCTGACGTCGGCGGCCTCCACCACCCGCAGCCCCGCGGTGCGGGTGGGGATCTCGGGCGTGCCCGGCGTCGGCAAGTCCACCTTCATCGAGTCGCTCGGCACGACGCTGACCGGCGCCGGGCAGCGCGTCGGCGTGCTCGCCGTCGACCCGTCGTCGGTGCGCACCGGCGGCTCGGTGCTCGGCGACAAGACCCGCATGGGCCGCCTGGCGGTCGACCCGCGGGCCTTCGTGCGGCCCTCCCCGTCCGCCGGCACCCTCGGCGGCGTCGCCCGCGCGACCGCCCAGGCCATGCTGGTGCTCGAGGCCGCCGGCTTCGAGGTCGTGCTCGTCGAGACCGTCGGCGTGGGGCAGTCCGAGGTGACCGTGGCCGGCATGGTCGACACCTTCTGCTTCCTCACCCTCGCCCGCACCGGCGACCAGCTGCAGGGCATCAAGAAGGGCATCCTCGAGATCGCCGACGTCGTCGCCGTCAACAAGGCCGACGCCGAAGGTGGGGGCGGAGACCGCCAGGGCGAGGCGCGCGCCGCCGCCCGCGAGCTCGCCGGGGCGCTGCGCATGGTGCGGGGGCACGACGAGTGGGCGCCGCCGGTCGTCACCTGCTCCGGCCTCACCGGCACGGGTGTCGACGACGTCTGGTCGCGGGTGCTCGCGCACCGCGAGCACCTCGGCGACGACGGCCTGGCCCGCAAGCGCGCCGAGCAGCAGCTCGACTTCACCTGGGCGCTCGTGCGCGACGAGCTCGACCAGCGGCTGCGCCGCTCCGCCGGTGTGCGCGCCGTGCGCGAGGAGGTGCGCGCCGCCGTCCTCGCCGGCGAGGTCGCCGCGCCCGAGGCCGCCGACCGCATCCTCGCGGCGTACGACGGCGGCTGA
- a CDS encoding amidohydrolase, whose product MPAPASPASAVLDAVVEKLTDDLVDLRRDLHAHPELSWAEHRTTERVAGLLEGAGWRVERLPGSGVVADLGPEPGAGGTGRVALRADLDALPVDDLTGDPWASTVTGVAHACGHDVHTAALVGAGLALAELAAGHQLPGAVRLLFQPAEEVMPGGALQLLDRGALDDVDRVFGLHCDPSLDVGQVGLREGPLTGAADQLEIRLHGPGGHTSRPHLTADLTYALGKLVTELPSILSRRLDPRAGASVVWGAVQAGSAHNVIPSRGRLAGTVRMLDAVAWADAEALVSALVHQVVAPYGVEAEVRYQRGVPPVVNEHTSTQLLARAVESVLGEEGHVATQQSLGGEDFGWFLDRVPGAMGRLGTRTPGGPTYDLHQGNLRVDDRATTIGARVLAGAALASLGA is encoded by the coding sequence ATGCCCGCCCCTGCCAGCCCCGCCTCCGCCGTGCTCGACGCGGTCGTCGAGAAGCTCACCGACGACCTCGTCGACCTCCGGCGCGACCTGCACGCCCATCCCGAGCTGAGCTGGGCGGAGCACCGCACCACCGAGCGGGTCGCGGGACTGCTCGAGGGTGCGGGGTGGCGGGTGGAGCGGCTCCCCGGCAGCGGCGTGGTCGCCGACCTCGGCCCCGAGCCCGGCGCCGGCGGCACCGGGCGGGTGGCCCTGCGCGCCGACCTTGACGCGCTGCCCGTCGACGACCTGACCGGCGACCCCTGGGCCAGCACCGTGACGGGTGTCGCCCACGCCTGCGGTCACGACGTGCACACCGCGGCGCTGGTCGGCGCCGGCCTCGCCCTGGCGGAGCTCGCGGCGGGCCACCAGCTGCCCGGCGCGGTGCGGCTGCTCTTCCAGCCGGCGGAGGAGGTCATGCCCGGCGGCGCGCTGCAGTTGCTCGACCGCGGCGCCCTCGACGACGTCGACCGGGTCTTCGGCCTGCACTGCGACCCCAGCCTCGACGTGGGGCAGGTGGGTCTGCGCGAGGGCCCGCTCACCGGCGCGGCCGACCAGCTCGAGATCCGGCTCCACGGCCCCGGTGGCCACACCTCGCGCCCGCACCTGACCGCCGACCTGACCTACGCGCTCGGCAAGCTCGTCACCGAGCTGCCCTCGATCCTCTCGCGCCGCCTCGACCCCCGCGCCGGCGCCAGCGTCGTGTGGGGGGCGGTGCAGGCGGGCTCGGCCCACAACGTCATCCCCTCGCGGGGCCGCCTCGCCGGCACCGTGCGGATGCTCGACGCGGTCGCCTGGGCCGACGCCGAGGCGCTCGTCTCGGCCCTCGTGCACCAGGTCGTGGCGCCCTACGGCGTCGAGGCCGAGGTGCGCTACCAGCGCGGCGTGCCGCCGGTGGTCAACGAGCACACCTCGACGCAGCTGCTGGCCCGGGCCGTCGAGTCGGTGCTCGGCGAGGAGGGCCACGTCGCCACCCAGCAGAGCCTCGGCGGCGAGGACTTCGGGTGGTTCCTCGACCGGGTGCCCGGCGCGATGGGGCGGCTCGGCACCCGCACGCCGGGCGGTCCGACCTACGACCTGCACCAGGGCAACCTGCGCGTCGACGACCGCGCCACGACGATCGGCGCCCGCGTGCTCGCGGGCGCCGCCCTCGCGTCCCTGGGAGCCTGA
- a CDS encoding ABC transporter permease, with protein sequence MTTASLGTRPAEPAGPTDDGSRVALVSRKAPAAFTAVTAALALALVLAAQPGDTTYRLRARGDLATLPDLTVPSMATAWVLVVVMAVLSAASWLLLARRRRTPLPVVAAFSLVAVVAFLTWAAAGGTVPLVGLLGGAVALAVPLVFGALGGVVGERAGVVNIAIDGQLLLGAFAAALVGSLTGSTWAGLVAAMVAGVLVAAVLAVFAITYLVDQVIVGVVLNVLVIGLTSFLFTQVLAEDTARLNSPPRFDAVAIPLLGDLPLLGPVLFRQTPVVYLMYVLVAATAFALYRTRWGLRLRAVGEHPKAADTVGIDVLATRYRAVLLAGAMAGAGGAFYTLVSVPQFNREMTGGAGYIALAAVIFGTWDPVRATLAALLFGFASNLQGVLSAVGSPVPSQFLLMLPYVVTIFAVAGLVGRSRPPAADGVPYVKQ encoded by the coding sequence ATGACCACCGCCTCGCTCGGCACCCGGCCCGCGGAGCCCGCGGGCCCGACCGACGACGGCTCCCGGGTCGCGCTGGTGTCCCGCAAGGCGCCTGCCGCCTTCACGGCCGTCACCGCCGCCCTGGCGCTGGCGCTCGTGCTGGCCGCCCAGCCGGGCGACACGACGTACCGCCTGCGGGCGCGCGGCGACCTCGCGACGCTGCCGGACCTCACCGTGCCGTCGATGGCGACCGCGTGGGTGCTGGTCGTGGTGATGGCCGTGCTGAGCGCGGCGTCGTGGCTGCTCCTCGCCCGCCGCCGACGCACCCCGCTGCCGGTGGTCGCGGCGTTCTCCCTGGTCGCCGTCGTCGCCTTCCTCACCTGGGCGGCCGCGGGCGGCACCGTGCCGCTGGTCGGCCTGCTCGGTGGCGCCGTGGCGCTGGCGGTGCCGCTCGTCTTCGGTGCGCTCGGCGGCGTGGTCGGCGAGCGCGCCGGCGTCGTCAACATCGCCATCGACGGCCAGCTGCTGCTGGGCGCCTTCGCCGCGGCCCTGGTCGGCTCGCTGACCGGGTCGACCTGGGCCGGCCTGGTGGCCGCGATGGTCGCCGGCGTGCTGGTGGCCGCGGTGCTCGCCGTCTTCGCGATCACCTACCTCGTCGACCAGGTCATCGTCGGCGTGGTGCTCAACGTGCTGGTCATCGGCCTGACGAGCTTCCTGTTCACCCAGGTGCTGGCCGAGGACACCGCCCGCCTCAACAGCCCGCCCCGCTTCGACGCGGTGGCGATCCCGCTCCTCGGCGACCTGCCGCTGCTCGGGCCCGTGCTCTTCCGCCAGACGCCGGTCGTCTACCTGATGTACGTCCTGGTCGCGGCCACGGCGTTCGCGCTCTACCGCACCCGCTGGGGCCTGCGCCTGCGCGCGGTCGGCGAGCACCCGAAGGCCGCCGACACCGTGGGCATCGACGTGCTCGCGACCCGCTACCGCGCGGTGCTGCTCGCCGGCGCGATGGCCGGCGCGGGCGGTGCGTTCTACACGCTGGTGTCGGTGCCGCAGTTCAACCGCGAGATGACCGGCGGCGCCGGCTACATCGCGCTCGCGGCCGTCATCTTCGGCACCTGGGACCCGGTGCGCGCCACGCTCGCGGCGCTGCTCTTCGGCTTCGCCAGCAACCTGCAGGGCGTGCTGTCGGCCGTCGGCTCGCCGGTGCCGAGCCAGTTCCTGCTGATGCTGCCCTACGTCGTGACCATCTTCGCCGTGGCCGGGCTCGTCGGGCGCTCCCGCCCGCCCGCCGCCGACGGCGTGCCCTACGTCAAGCAGTAG
- a CDS encoding ABC transporter permease subunit: protein MSAPAPSPTDPTPPRPQQPVRDDQRWRRALREAAAGGVVVSFFALLLAVLVGSVLIAVTDEEVQSSAGYFFSRPGDTVRAVLDAVTGAYGALFRGSVYNPNGADLATQLRPLTQTFLFAGPLVLAGLGVGLAFRAALFNIGGRGQMLLGGAAAGWVGSSLDLPGGVHLLVGLLAAVVAGGLWGAIAGVLKARTGAHEVIVTIMLNYIGFYLVFYALSQPSLLQAPGTTNLTTLPMKDTATLPPLLGERFDLHAGFLLALVATAAVWWLLERSALGFRIRAVGLNPDAARVAGIDVGRTWTVVMALSGALVGLAAANQALGTVTSGVTVDIDAGIGFDAITVALLGRSRPLGILAAGLLFGAFKAGGFLMQASEGIPVDLVLVVQSLIVLFIAAPPLVRALFRLPQKEVA from the coding sequence GTGAGCGCCCCCGCCCCCTCCCCCACCGACCCGACGCCGCCGCGCCCGCAGCAGCCGGTGCGCGACGACCAGCGCTGGCGCCGTGCGCTGCGCGAGGCCGCGGCCGGTGGTGTGGTGGTGTCGTTCTTCGCGCTGCTCCTGGCCGTGCTGGTCGGCTCGGTGCTCATCGCCGTGACCGACGAGGAGGTGCAGTCCTCCGCCGGCTACTTCTTCTCCCGGCCCGGCGACACCGTGCGTGCCGTCCTCGACGCCGTCACGGGCGCCTACGGCGCGCTCTTCCGCGGCTCGGTCTACAACCCCAACGGCGCCGACCTCGCCACCCAGCTGCGCCCCCTGACCCAGACGTTCCTCTTCGCCGGCCCGCTCGTCCTCGCCGGCCTCGGCGTCGGCCTCGCCTTCCGCGCCGCGTTGTTCAACATCGGCGGGCGCGGGCAGATGCTGCTGGGCGGCGCTGCCGCGGGCTGGGTCGGCTCGAGCCTGGACCTCCCCGGCGGTGTCCACCTGCTCGTCGGCCTCTTGGCCGCGGTCGTCGCGGGCGGCCTGTGGGGTGCGATCGCGGGCGTGCTCAAGGCCCGCACCGGCGCCCACGAGGTGATCGTGACGATCATGCTCAACTACATCGGCTTCTACCTGGTCTTCTACGCCCTCTCGCAGCCCTCGCTGCTGCAGGCCCCCGGCACGACCAACCTGACCACGCTGCCGATGAAGGACACCGCCACCCTGCCGCCGCTGCTGGGCGAGCGCTTCGACCTGCACGCCGGCTTCCTGCTCGCCCTGGTCGCGACCGCCGCGGTGTGGTGGCTGCTCGAGCGCTCGGCGCTCGGCTTCCGCATCCGCGCGGTCGGGCTCAACCCCGACGCAGCCCGGGTCGCCGGCATCGACGTCGGGCGCACCTGGACCGTCGTGATGGCGCTCTCGGGTGCCCTGGTCGGCCTGGCCGCCGCCAACCAGGCACTCGGCACGGTCACCAGCGGCGTGACCGTCGACATCGACGCCGGCATCGGCTTCGACGCCATCACCGTCGCCCTCCTCGGCCGCTCGCGGCCGCTCGGCATCCTGGCCGCCGGCCTGCTCTTCGGCGCCTTCAAGGCCGGCGGCTTCCTCATGCAGGCCTCCGAGGGCATCCCCGTCGACCTCGTGCTCGTGGTGCAGTCGCTCATCGTCCTCTTCATCGCCGCCCCGCCGCTCGTCCGGGCGCTCTTCCGCCTGCCCCAGAAGGAGGTCGCATGA
- a CDS encoding ATP-binding cassette domain-containing protein has protein sequence MELALRGITKRFGALVANDRISLTVRPGEVHCLLGENGAGKSTLMNVLYGLYRADEGEILLDGEPQHFSGPGDAIAAGIGMVHQHFMLVPVFTVAENVVLGNEQTRLGGRLDLAAARQRVREISGRFGFDVDPDAVVEDLPVGVQQRVEIIKALSRDAQVLVFDEPTAVLTPSETDELMATMRELKADGKAIVFITHKLREVREVADRITVIRLGKVVGEADPSATNVELASLMVGRPVELTVHKEPPTLGEEALVVEDLRVVDDAGQVHLDGVSFTIRAGEVLAVAGVQGNGQTELTEALLGLQRHVQGTITLDGRPLVGRSVRAILDAGVGLVPEDRQAEGLVGAMSVAENLMLNRSQGAPFVRRGALDLRGRDEFAQQKVAEYDVRTPSADAPVGTLSGGNQQKVVVARELSRDLRLLVAAQPTRGVDVGSIEFIHQRIVETRDSGVPVLVVSTELDEVTALADRIMVLYRGRVVGIVPADTPREVIGLMMTGERPEGVPA, from the coding sequence GTGGAACTCGCCCTGCGCGGCATCACCAAGCGCTTCGGCGCCCTCGTCGCCAACGACCGCATCTCCTTGACCGTCCGCCCCGGTGAGGTGCACTGCCTGCTCGGCGAGAACGGCGCCGGCAAGTCGACGCTGATGAACGTGCTCTACGGCCTCTACCGTGCCGACGAGGGCGAGATCCTCCTCGACGGGGAGCCGCAGCACTTCTCCGGGCCCGGCGACGCGATCGCGGCCGGGATCGGGATGGTGCACCAGCACTTCATGCTGGTGCCGGTCTTCACCGTCGCCGAGAACGTCGTCCTCGGCAACGAGCAGACCCGCCTCGGCGGCCGCCTCGACCTGGCCGCCGCCCGCCAGCGGGTGCGCGAGATCTCCGGCCGCTTCGGCTTCGACGTCGACCCCGACGCGGTGGTCGAGGACCTCCCCGTCGGCGTGCAGCAGCGCGTCGAGATCATCAAGGCGCTCTCGCGCGACGCGCAGGTCCTCGTCTTCGACGAGCCGACCGCGGTGCTCACCCCGAGCGAGACCGACGAGCTCATGGCGACGATGCGCGAGCTCAAGGCCGACGGCAAGGCCATCGTCTTCATCACCCACAAGCTGCGCGAGGTGCGCGAGGTCGCCGACCGCATCACCGTCATCCGGCTCGGCAAGGTCGTCGGCGAGGCCGATCCGAGCGCCACCAACGTCGAGCTCGCCTCCCTCATGGTCGGGCGCCCGGTCGAGCTCACCGTGCACAAGGAGCCGCCGACGCTGGGCGAGGAGGCCCTCGTCGTCGAGGACCTCCGCGTCGTCGACGACGCCGGCCAGGTGCACCTCGACGGCGTCTCGTTCACCATCCGCGCCGGCGAGGTGCTCGCCGTGGCCGGCGTGCAGGGCAACGGCCAGACAGAGCTCACCGAGGCGCTGCTCGGCCTGCAGCGCCACGTGCAGGGCACGATCACCCTCGACGGACGCCCCCTGGTGGGCCGCTCGGTGCGCGCGATCCTCGACGCCGGCGTCGGCCTGGTCCCGGAGGACCGTCAGGCCGAGGGCCTGGTCGGCGCGATGTCGGTCGCCGAGAACCTCATGCTCAACCGCAGCCAGGGCGCTCCCTTCGTGCGCCGGGGCGCCCTCGACCTGCGCGGACGCGACGAGTTCGCGCAGCAGAAGGTCGCCGAGTACGACGTGCGCACGCCCAGCGCGGACGCCCCCGTCGGCACCCTGTCGGGCGGCAACCAGCAGAAGGTCGTCGTGGCCCGCGAGCTCTCGCGCGACCTGCGGCTGCTCGTGGCCGCCCAGCCGACCCGCGGCGTCGACGTGGGCTCGATCGAGTTCATCCACCAGCGCATCGTCGAGACCCGCGACTCCGGCGTGCCGGTGCTCGTGGTGTCCACCGAGCTCGACGAGGTCACCGCCCTGGCCGACCGCATCATGGTGCTCTACCGCGGCCGCGTGGTGGGCATCGTCCCCGCCGACACCCCGCGCGAGGTCATCGGCTTGATGATGACCGGCGAGCGACCCGAAGGAGTGCCCGCGTGA
- a CDS encoding BMP family ABC transporter substrate-binding protein: MKKTRRAAATGLTLLVTAAALAGCGEAPEETGASGSGEAANSDFKPCIVSDAGGFDDKSFNQLGFEGATRAAEEQGVELTAVESNSGNDYGPNMESLVAEGCTTIVSVGFALAAATKEAATANPEIDFVLIDDAADGGDDGATFDGQPDVENIKPLLYNTAEAAFLAGYLAADTSETGKVGTYGGEPFPTVTIFMDGFRQGVEYYNEQKGADVQVVGWDGENGSFTGGFEANPAATETARQIINQDVDVILPVGGPIYQGALTAIADAGRDVALIGTDADLFETDPNTQEVVLTSILKNMSDSTYQAVTASAEGEIDFAPYVGTLEDGGVDIAPLHNYEDQVSDTVMAELDEIRAGIIDGSITVESYLQQ, from the coding sequence GAGACGGGCGCGAGCGGCAGCGGCGAGGCCGCCAACAGCGACTTCAAGCCGTGCATCGTCTCCGACGCCGGCGGCTTCGACGACAAGTCCTTCAACCAGCTCGGCTTCGAGGGCGCGACCCGCGCCGCGGAGGAGCAGGGCGTCGAGCTGACCGCGGTCGAGTCCAACAGCGGCAACGACTATGGCCCCAACATGGAGAGCCTCGTCGCGGAGGGCTGCACCACCATCGTCTCGGTGGGCTTCGCGCTCGCCGCGGCGACCAAGGAGGCGGCGACCGCCAACCCCGAGATCGACTTCGTCCTCATCGACGACGCGGCCGACGGCGGCGACGACGGCGCGACCTTCGACGGCCAGCCCGACGTCGAGAACATCAAGCCGCTGCTCTACAACACCGCGGAGGCGGCGTTCCTCGCCGGCTACCTCGCGGCCGACACCAGCGAGACCGGCAAGGTCGGCACCTACGGCGGCGAGCCGTTCCCGACCGTGACCATCTTCATGGACGGCTTCCGCCAGGGCGTCGAGTACTACAACGAGCAGAAGGGCGCCGACGTGCAGGTCGTCGGCTGGGACGGCGAGAACGGCTCGTTCACCGGCGGCTTCGAGGCCAACCCGGCCGCGACCGAGACCGCCCGCCAGATCATCAACCAGGACGTCGACGTGATCCTGCCGGTCGGTGGCCCGATCTACCAGGGCGCGCTCACCGCGATCGCCGACGCCGGGCGCGACGTGGCCCTCATCGGCACCGACGCCGACCTCTTCGAGACCGACCCCAACACCCAGGAGGTCGTGCTCACGTCCATCCTGAAGAACATGTCGGACTCGACCTACCAGGCCGTGACCGCCTCGGCGGAGGGCGAGATCGACTTCGCGCCCTACGTCGGCACCCTCGAGGACGGCGGCGTCGACATCGCGCCGCTGCACAACTACGAGGACCAGGTCTCCGACACGGTGATGGCCGAGCTCGACGAGATCCGCGCCGGCATCATCGACGGCTCGATCACGGTGGAGTCCTACCTCCAACAGTGA